A region from the Nostoc punctiforme PCC 73102 genome encodes:
- a CDS encoding DUF2127 domain-containing protein codes for MKKKRPTGLVAIVIYKGFVALLLATTSLVLLLALRNHAALVTLSQSYVLEGKLEIIEWSLEEVINVKHSTLKFSGIAIGLYALVTAIESVGLWYETTWTKILVIGLVSISMPPEIYELIKGVTILKLLVFLVNLAGLWYLIRHFYKH; via the coding sequence ATGAAAAAGAAGCGTCCTACTGGTTTAGTAGCAATCGTAATCTATAAGGGCTTTGTTGCTTTACTACTGGCTACAACATCCCTCGTTTTACTTTTAGCTTTGAGAAATCACGCAGCTCTCGTAACGCTCTCTCAATCGTATGTTTTAGAAGGAAAACTGGAGATTATTGAATGGTCATTAGAAGAAGTTATCAATGTCAAACATTCGACGTTAAAGTTTAGTGGTATAGCTATAGGACTTTATGCCTTAGTAACTGCAATTGAATCTGTAGGTTTATGGTATGAAACAACCTGGACAAAGATATTAGTTATTGGATTAGTTAGTATTAGTATGCCTCCCGAAATATATGAGTTAATTAAAGGAGTAACAATTTTAAAACTTTTAGTCTTTCTAGTTAATCTAGCTGGATTATGGTATTTGATAAGGCATTTTTATAAACATTAA
- a CDS encoding sensor histidine kinase yields MFEKIRRRLLLSYLIVLSLILGGFAIAVRIVFIHSLYKQQTQKLAALAQVAAANAEFDNGRIKIENDLPQDKLFENHQELNWFDTKGNLIEKQGQYLLKLPVHVKEGEQINPVGKNRVQSVTLPIISSDDKQFIGYVRASQSLEELDETLNKLDFGLGGGIIVALIISGVGGVWLTRQAMQPIEESFERLKQFTADASHELRSPLMAIKSNVGVALKYPEGMRETDVEKFQAISSATNQMTRLTEDLLFLARHDNIPKQSKETVNLSSILNNLVQLHQPQALAKQIHLKSQLTEKIDLLCDPNQITRLFTNLIQNAIYYTPSEGIVEIIANRSVSDIVVNVQDTGVGIAPKDLENIFERFWRADKSRSYNSGGSGLGLAIAQAIAQNHGGLITVTSQLGIGSCFTVRFPAGSLN; encoded by the coding sequence ATGTTTGAAAAAATTCGCCGTCGTTTACTGTTGTCTTATTTAATTGTATTATCATTAATTTTAGGTGGATTTGCAATTGCCGTTCGGATTGTCTTTATTCATAGCCTCTATAAACAACAAACACAAAAACTTGCTGCATTAGCACAAGTTGCTGCTGCTAATGCTGAGTTTGATAACGGTAGAATTAAAATTGAAAATGACTTACCTCAAGATAAATTATTTGAAAATCATCAAGAGTTAAATTGGTTTGATACTAAAGGTAATCTCATAGAAAAACAGGGACAATATCTTTTAAAATTACCTGTTCATGTAAAAGAAGGAGAACAAATTAATCCAGTTGGTAAAAATCGTGTCCAGTCTGTCACTTTACCAATTATTAGTAGTGACGATAAACAATTCATTGGATATGTAAGAGCTAGTCAATCTCTAGAAGAATTAGATGAAACTTTAAATAAATTAGATTTTGGATTAGGTGGTGGAATTATTGTAGCTTTGATTATTAGTGGTGTTGGTGGAGTTTGGCTAACTCGTCAAGCAATGCAACCAATTGAAGAAAGCTTTGAACGGTTAAAACAGTTTACTGCTGATGCTTCCCATGAACTCCGCAGTCCTTTAATGGCAATTAAGAGTAATGTAGGGGTAGCACTAAAGTATCCAGAAGGAATGCGAGAAACTGACGTAGAAAAATTTCAGGCTATTTCTAGTGCTACTAACCAAATGACTCGGCTTACAGAAGACTTACTATTTTTAGCTCGTCATGATAATATTCCTAAGCAGAGTAAAGAAACTGTTAATCTTAGTTCAATTTTAAATAATTTAGTGCAACTACATCAGCCGCAAGCGCTCGCTAAACAAATTCATCTGAAAAGTCAATTGACTGAAAAGATTGATCTGTTATGTGATCCAAATCAGATAACACGGTTATTTACTAATTTAATTCAAAATGCTATATATTACACACCGTCAGAAGGAATAGTAGAAATCATAGCTAATCGTTCTGTTTCCGATATAGTAGTTAATGTCCAAGATACAGGTGTAGGAATTGCACCAAAAGATTTAGAAAATATTTTTGAGCGTTTTTGGCGAGCAGATAAATCACGTTCTTATAATTCTGGTGGTTCTGGTTTGGGATTGGCTATTGCCCAAGCTATTGCTCAGAATCACGGTGGACTAATTACTGTCACAAGTCAATTGGGAATTGGTAGTTGTTTTACAGTGCGTTTCCCAGCAGGCTCACTTAATTAA
- a CDS encoding membrane protein: protein MNKVAKVTIFFWIMKIIATTLGETAGDFISMSLGLGYYVAFAITFAILAILLFFQIQSDRYRPALYWTAIIATTTAGTEVSDLMDRSFGLGYAVGSLILVAGLLSVLAIWYYRDRDLSVYPIVRKDAETTYWLAVVFSNSLGTAFGDFLTSNLGLSYIQGAFVTASVIGVVIALHYVTKLSDVLLFWLAFIFTRPFGATFGDFLTKPVKSGGLSLPREYASAIAFILLAVVLFFSVRNEKKVRHPIE, encoded by the coding sequence ATGAACAAAGTTGCAAAAGTCACAATTTTCTTCTGGATCATGAAGATCATCGCCACGACGCTCGGCGAGACAGCAGGTGACTTCATCTCAATGTCTCTTGGGCTGGGGTATTACGTAGCTTTTGCTATAACGTTCGCCATTCTGGCCATTCTCCTGTTTTTTCAAATTCAATCCGACAGATATCGTCCAGCCCTTTACTGGACGGCCATCATCGCGACAACCACAGCCGGAACCGAAGTTTCAGACCTGATGGATCGATCTTTCGGGCTGGGCTACGCAGTGGGATCGCTTATCCTGGTAGCTGGTCTGTTGAGCGTTCTTGCTATCTGGTACTACCGGGATCGGGATCTGAGCGTTTATCCGATCGTGAGGAAAGACGCAGAGACCACCTATTGGCTAGCTGTCGTGTTTTCCAACAGTTTGGGAACCGCCTTTGGTGACTTTCTGACAAGCAACTTGGGACTGAGCTATATCCAGGGCGCATTCGTGACGGCCAGCGTCATTGGTGTTGTCATCGCCCTTCACTACGTAACAAAGTTGAGCGATGTTCTCCTATTCTGGCTCGCGTTCATCTTCACGCGACCCTTCGGAGCCACCTTCGGAGATTTTCTGACCAAACCAGTCAAAAGTGGCGGTCTATCACTGCCAAGGGAATATGCTTCCGCGATCGCCTTTATTCTGCTGGCAGTTGTCCTATTCTTTTCTGTGCGAAACGAGAAAAAAGTGCGTCACCCAATTGAGTGA
- a CDS encoding response regulator transcription factor, with protein sequence MRILIIEDDERIAKPLAEDLKHQHHVVDIACDGIEGWEYAQAGNYDLILLDLMLPRLDGITLCKRLRASNYNAFILMLTARDTTPNKIIGLDAGADDYLVKPFDLEELAARIRALSRRSQETRQLILMHGDLQLDPRNCHVTYGNKPLSLTHKEYMILECFLKNPTQVLTRSAILDKLWEFDKLSGEETVKTHITNLRKKLRAVGSSEDFIETVYGIGYRLCPKEGQI encoded by the coding sequence ATGAGAATTTTAATAATTGAAGATGACGAACGCATCGCTAAACCCTTAGCCGAAGATTTAAAACACCAGCATCATGTTGTTGATATTGCTTGTGATGGGATTGAAGGTTGGGAATATGCCCAAGCAGGGAATTATGATTTAATTTTATTAGATTTAATGTTGCCACGCTTAGATGGAATTACTCTGTGCAAACGGTTACGTGCTTCTAATTATAACGCTTTTATTCTGATGCTGACAGCACGAGATACAACACCAAATAAAATAATTGGACTTGATGCTGGTGCAGATGATTATTTAGTTAAACCATTTGATCTAGAAGAATTAGCAGCACGAATTAGAGCTTTATCTCGGAGAAGCCAAGAAACTCGCCAATTAATTTTAATGCACGGTGATTTACAATTAGACCCTAGGAATTGTCATGTAACCTATGGCAACAAGCCTTTATCATTAACACATAAAGAATACATGATATTAGAATGTTTTTTGAAAAATCCTACTCAAGTTTTAACTCGCTCTGCAATTTTAGATAAATTGTGGGAGTTTGATAAATTATCTGGGGAAGAAACCGTTAAAACTCATATAACAAATTTAAGAAAGAAACTCAGAGCGGTAGGAAGTTCAGAAGATTTTATTGAAACCGTCTACGGTATTGGTTATCGTCTTTGTCCTAAAGAAGGGCAAATCTAA
- a CDS encoding IS630 family transposase (programmed frameshift): MKELIDFIQGNPDKRELKRALAVQMVMESYTHSQITEILHVSLGFVNKWKYIFVEQGVAGLKLKYQGSRGYLDSKQKQTVIEWLKQKDYWHLNELKKYIESSFNIAFESNQSYYDLFKEASISWKKTQKKNPRKDEELVAKKKLEITAWLNAHKSEIVSGEMVVFFEDECHLLWGDICGYIWGNTQERIEVPVLNERQRQTYFGALNYYTQEFLIKPFKKGDSKSAIAFVEYLLTQYPKSRIALIWDGASYHRSVEFQDYLKSVNQGLNENEWKVTCIRFAPNDPTQNPVEDIWLSAKKFIREFYHLCKSFTIVKRLFELAVHHEIFNFPKIFMYD; this comes from the exons ATGAAAGAATTGATAGATTTTATCCAAGGGAACCCAGATAAAAGAGAACTGAAACGAGCACTGGCTGTACAAATGGTGATGGAAAGTTACACTCATTCTCAAATTACAGAAATTTTGCACGTATCTTTAGGTTTTGTCAATAAGTGGAAATATATTTTTGTGGAACAGGGGGTTGCAGGGTTAAAACTTAAATATCAAGGTTCGAGGGGTTATCTTGATAGCAAACAAAAACAAACAGTGATTGAATGGCTTAAACAAAAAGATTACTGGCATTTAAATGAACTAAAAAAGTACATAGAATCAAGTTTTAATATAGCATTTGAGTCAAACCAAAGCTATTATGACCTATTTAAAGAAGCATCTATAAGTTGGAAAAAAACACAAAAAAAGAACCCACGCAAAGACGAGGAGTTAGTAGCAAA AAAAAAACTAGAAATTACAGCATGGCTTAATGCACATAAAAGTGAGATTGTGTCTGGAGAAATGGTTGTATTTTTTGAGGATGAGTGTCATTTGTTGTGGGGAGACATTTGTGGTTATATTTGGGGTAATACTCAAGAAAGAATTGAAGTTCCAGTTCTTAACGAAAGACAAAGACAGACATACTTTGGCGCACTGAATTATTACACACAAGAATTTTTAATTAAGCCGTTCAAAAAAGGTGATTCTAAATCGGCAATTGCATTCGTAGAATACTTACTTACTCAATATCCGAAAAGCCGTATAGCTTTGATTTGGGATGGTGCTAGTTATCACCGTTCAGTTGAATTTCAAGATTATTTAAAATCTGTAAATCAGGGGCTAAACGAGAACGAATGGAAAGTTACTTGTATTCGCTTCGCTCCTAATGACCCGACACAAAACCCAGTGGAAGATATTTGGTTGTCTGCTAAAAAGTTTATTAGAGAATTTTATCATCTATGTAAATCTTTTACTATTGTCAAGCGTTTATTTGAACTCGCTGTTCACCATGAAATATTTAATTTCCCAAAAATATTTATGTATGATTGA
- a CDS encoding DUF2141 domain-containing protein: MQALCNRIQAAVGTLLPIAVMVSGSLPSFAAPTRSLLPAGVMSINLSRELMSSSKAEALPKSNLVITVQGLKSQRGQVCLSLFANGRGFPDRETDAVQARCVKVTSISLVVAFENLQPGSYAVAAFHDVNGDGKLKRSVFGIPTEEFGFSQNPQIVAGPPKFGDSAVFVVGLETDIQIKLQSF, translated from the coding sequence ATGCAAGCATTGTGTAACAGAATTCAAGCAGCAGTTGGCACATTATTACCAATTGCTGTGATGGTTTCAGGTAGCCTGCCTAGCTTTGCAGCACCAACCCGCAGCTTACTACCAGCAGGGGTAATGTCCATTAACCTCAGTAGAGAACTCATGTCTTCCTCAAAGGCTGAAGCACTACCTAAAAGTAACTTAGTAATTACGGTTCAGGGATTGAAGAGCCAGCGAGGACAAGTATGTCTAAGTTTGTTTGCCAATGGACGAGGGTTTCCAGATAGAGAAACTGATGCTGTGCAAGCTCGCTGTGTCAAAGTCACCAGCATTTCTTTAGTTGTCGCATTTGAAAATTTGCAGCCAGGAAGCTATGCGGTGGCCGCTTTTCACGATGTCAATGGAGACGGCAAGCTCAAACGAAGCGTGTTTGGCATTCCGACTGAAGAATTTGGCTTTTCTCAAAATCCTCAAATTGTGGCAGGCCCACCCAAGTTTGGAGATTCGGCAGTCTTTGTCGTTGGCTTAGAAACAGACATTCAAATTAAGTTGCAGTCTTTCTAG
- a CDS encoding IS701-like element ISNpu6 family transposase: MDEYCADYKDLFKEVRNYECFKYLHLGIISTIKRKSLPEIAKVVSINSAQSLHHFLANSDWSVDELKQRRLNKLKQVLNGQAITVVIDETGDRKKGKKTDYVARQYLGSVGKIDNGIVSVNAYGVYSNITFPLMVKVFKPKGTLKEGDKYKTKIELASEMITELMEEGFQIELVLADSLYGESSQFIRKLDEYNLAYVVAIRSNHGVWLPAGQSVRANNWCKFERTFSNQKSETRYIREIIYGKKRTITYWEITTDPETMPENSTSFVMTNLQGNLKKTLGDLYGLRTWVEYGFRQCKQELGWTDYRFTNFQHIERWWEIIFCVYTMISLNSPALLALNQSRQIEAEGQRTSHIDFSNHQQWNHESGWKNVLNNLRLIVQPLLLFWLIYPWLDIFPNSQLLLGFNHLIAAMNQFKPCYASG, translated from the coding sequence ATAGATGAATATTGTGCAGATTATAAAGACCTATTTAAGGAAGTAAGAAATTATGAGTGTTTCAAATATTTACACTTAGGAATCATATCAACAATAAAAAGGAAATCATTACCAGAGATAGCGAAGGTAGTAAGTATAAACTCAGCCCAATCATTACATCATTTCCTGGCAAATTCAGATTGGTCAGTAGATGAATTAAAACAACGAAGATTAAATAAACTTAAGCAAGTATTGAATGGTCAGGCGATTACAGTAGTAATAGATGAAACTGGAGATAGAAAAAAAGGTAAAAAGACTGACTATGTGGCGAGACAATACTTAGGAAGTGTGGGAAAAATTGATAATGGAATAGTTTCAGTCAATGCTTATGGAGTTTACTCTAATATAACCTTTCCATTAATGGTAAAAGTGTTTAAACCAAAAGGGACGCTGAAAGAGGGAGATAAATATAAAACTAAAATAGAGTTAGCGTCAGAAATGATTACAGAGTTAATGGAAGAGGGCTTTCAGATTGAACTGGTACTGGCAGATAGTTTATATGGTGAAAGTAGCCAATTTATTAGAAAACTGGATGAATATAACTTAGCCTATGTGGTAGCAATTAGAAGTAATCATGGAGTCTGGTTGCCAGCAGGGCAAAGTGTTAGAGCAAACAATTGGTGTAAATTTGAGAGAACATTTAGTAATCAAAAATCAGAGACTAGATACATTAGAGAAATAATTTATGGTAAAAAAAGAACCATAACTTACTGGGAAATAACTACTGACCCAGAAACCATGCCAGAAAATTCTACCTCCTTCGTGATGACGAATCTTCAAGGGAATTTGAAAAAGACTTTAGGCGACTTATATGGATTAAGAACCTGGGTTGAATATGGTTTTCGACAGTGTAAACAAGAACTAGGCTGGACAGATTATCGTTTCACAAATTTTCAACATATTGAGAGGTGGTGGGAGATTATTTTTTGCGTTTACACGATGATTAGTTTGAATTCTCCAGCCTTGTTAGCCTTAAATCAATCTCGCCAAATTGAGGCTGAGGGGCAAAGAACTAGTCATATTGACTTTTCTAATCATCAACAATGGAATCATGAATCTGGATGGAAGAATGTTTTAAATAATCTGCGTCTAATCGTCCAACCACTCTTACTATTTTGGTTGATTTATCCTTGGCTCGATATTTTCCCTAATTCACAGTTATTACTGGGATTCAATCATTTAATTGCAGCCATGAATCAATTTAAACCCTGTTATGCTTCTGGATGA